The following coding sequences are from one uncultured Cohaesibacter sp. window:
- a CDS encoding class I adenylate-forming enzyme family protein, with amino-acid sequence MLLSTPEQIEFYSSSGLWGEDRLDLVFARNAEQRADELALLDDQGLHGISGRRPQCLSFIRAWRRTVALSEFLTGIGMKSDTVVALLLPPSADAAVFTLAASRMGIIVAPIALTSGELEIREKLEQVGAKAIVCCSHYEDEPVAERVRNVAADMFSIRFVFCIGENAPEGLIDLGEILDEEDKVDEETLFQHSFQAGANNVLGIHWSSAGSDMARPIGRSHNQFISMARYIHEQTDLAEGSCVFVTHHMSGLIGFVAGLVGGLFFGARVQFHNFKTVHGYIEALSEFGGQHIVIPGGFWEEVHAQLPMNVREQLVSVTLVWNRKHVEQSVFSENESAARLIDLTNFKDLVLFSQIRRHPSEVGSVPLGSINSIHDPELVWMETSLFGIEESRAQSENMIVGGELCLKGAMLPLCAFPQAGAIDGAPLKATEDGFVHTEIGCHLVTEEHGDQRALFRPLGDLGDVLNVGGFAERGVDLDALYKECIVVSDAAAFLVPSESGGPAHLMAALVVEDKELAREEFYAFLKAKRVSSMKWPRDIILVEAIPRHTNGKVMRDRLIEASQVADVA; translated from the coding sequence ATGCTCCTCTCCACTCCTGAACAAATCGAGTTTTATTCTTCATCAGGTCTTTGGGGAGAAGATCGGCTGGATCTGGTTTTCGCCCGCAATGCAGAACAGAGGGCTGATGAGTTGGCTCTGCTTGATGATCAGGGGCTGCACGGGATAAGCGGACGCAGGCCTCAATGTCTTTCCTTCATTCGAGCCTGGCGTCGGACTGTTGCGCTTTCCGAGTTTTTGACCGGCATCGGCATGAAGAGCGATACGGTGGTTGCCCTGCTTCTGCCGCCAAGTGCGGATGCTGCCGTCTTTACGCTTGCCGCAAGTCGCATGGGTATCATTGTGGCTCCGATCGCCTTGACGAGCGGTGAATTGGAAATTCGTGAAAAGCTGGAACAAGTCGGCGCCAAAGCGATCGTTTGCTGTTCGCATTACGAAGATGAACCCGTTGCGGAACGCGTTCGCAATGTGGCAGCAGACATGTTTTCTATTCGCTTTGTCTTTTGCATCGGAGAAAACGCACCTGAAGGCCTTATCGATCTGGGTGAAATTCTGGATGAAGAAGACAAGGTTGATGAAGAGACCCTGTTTCAGCATTCCTTTCAAGCCGGTGCCAATAATGTGCTGGGCATTCATTGGAGTTCGGCCGGCAGTGATATGGCTCGTCCAATCGGTCGAAGCCATAACCAGTTTATTTCCATGGCGCGATATATCCATGAGCAAACTGATTTGGCTGAAGGCAGCTGTGTTTTTGTTACCCATCACATGTCGGGGCTTATAGGCTTTGTTGCCGGGCTCGTCGGAGGGCTGTTTTTCGGCGCTCGCGTTCAGTTTCACAATTTCAAGACTGTCCATGGCTATATCGAGGCTCTGTCTGAATTCGGTGGTCAGCACATTGTGATTCCTGGCGGATTCTGGGAAGAGGTCCATGCGCAGTTGCCGATGAATGTGAGGGAGCAGCTTGTCAGCGTTACCCTCGTCTGGAATCGCAAACATGTCGAACAGAGTGTTTTTAGCGAGAATGAGAGCGCTGCTCGGCTGATTGATTTGACCAACTTCAAGGATCTTGTGCTGTTTTCGCAGATTAGGCGCCATCCGAGCGAAGTTGGCTCGGTGCCATTAGGCAGTATCAATTCCATTCATGATCCTGAATTGGTCTGGATGGAGACTTCCCTGTTCGGTATCGAAGAATCCAGAGCTCAATCGGAGAATATGATCGTTGGCGGCGAGCTTTGTCTCAAAGGGGCTATGCTTCCTCTTTGTGCCTTTCCTCAGGCCGGTGCTATTGATGGGGCTCCGCTGAAAGCAACCGAGGACGGTTTTGTGCATACGGAGATCGGATGTCATCTGGTGACTGAGGAACATGGTGACCAACGGGCTTTGTTCCGTCCATTGGGCGACTTGGGAGATGTGTTGAATGTCGGCGGTTTTGCCGAGCGCGGAGTGGACCTTGATGCGCTCTACAAAGAATGCATCGTGGTGTCCGATGCCGCCGCATTTCTCGTTCCTTCCGAGAGCGGTGGTCCGGCTCATCTGATGGCTGCCCTTGTGGTTGAAGACAAGGAGCTGGCCCGCGAAGAGTTTTATGCTTTCCTTAAGGCTAAGCGCGTTTCCAGTATGAAATGGCCTCGTGATATTATATTGGTTGAAGCTATACCGCGCCATACCAATGGAAAGGTGATGCGGGATAGACTGATAGAAGCCAGCCAGGTCGCTGACGTCGCTTAA
- a CDS encoding diguanylate cyclase yields MAKHALIFTSTDLGLDTPLWADVLTQANFAVWSYYLQSEEEMDPVSQAAGIVLVDLFNVKSEDVAALVTRADELRRKFGFADARVPMVAIADSTIVLTEELMKPFSDVLKPPLTQDLIANRLTSLMRLATMRREAERRSLTFKRFGVGLPVVPPPRDLDKQSLLYIGAGGAFLPIQTALPETVETIAALTPSMAMHYLEIKHFDALVVELSDYNEHLIEFISDLRRNPNYFSFPIILVCHKKAVQDGLAGLAAGANDIVSFPFSERFFENRFDILVREERYRQQLRKIFTEARLLMPTDAVTRLYSEEFLKSHLEVLREEDAGASVTFVGFDISFDNADEKRGGDRLSPALLAKVGRLISSLMRAEDLLARLDNGFMVGFFPDTDLFEARMALQRIRAIVQLSPFVEPNSTKAANVTLDFSLHYCDTRSPDFDVDQIIKDLFENPVVRF; encoded by the coding sequence ATGGCCAAGCATGCATTAATCTTCACTTCAACTGACCTTGGCCTGGATACTCCTCTTTGGGCTGATGTGCTAACGCAAGCCAATTTTGCTGTTTGGTCTTATTATCTTCAATCCGAAGAAGAGATGGATCCGGTTTCTCAGGCGGCAGGCATCGTTCTGGTCGATCTTTTCAATGTGAAGAGCGAAGACGTTGCTGCTCTGGTTACTCGGGCTGATGAATTGCGACGCAAGTTCGGATTTGCGGATGCAAGAGTTCCAATGGTGGCAATTGCCGATTCAACCATTGTGCTTACCGAAGAGCTGATGAAGCCCTTTTCTGACGTATTGAAGCCACCTTTGACGCAAGACCTTATTGCTAATCGTCTCACATCTTTGATGCGTCTGGCAACCATGCGCCGGGAAGCCGAGCGGCGATCGCTAACCTTCAAGCGGTTCGGTGTCGGTTTGCCAGTTGTTCCGCCGCCGCGGGATCTGGATAAGCAAAGCCTTCTCTATATCGGTGCGGGCGGCGCATTCCTGCCCATTCAAACTGCTTTGCCGGAAACCGTTGAAACCATCGCGGCTCTAACTCCATCCATGGCGATGCATTATCTTGAAATAAAGCACTTCGACGCCTTGGTGGTTGAGCTTAGTGATTATAACGAGCATTTGATCGAATTCATTTCTGATTTGCGGCGGAATCCCAATTACTTCTCATTTCCGATCATTCTGGTTTGTCACAAGAAGGCGGTGCAGGACGGCTTGGCGGGTCTTGCAGCCGGTGCTAACGATATTGTGTCATTCCCGTTTTCTGAACGCTTCTTTGAAAATCGGTTTGATATTCTCGTTCGCGAAGAACGCTACCGGCAGCAGCTGCGCAAAATCTTTACCGAAGCGCGCCTTTTGATGCCGACAGATGCCGTTACGCGCCTTTATTCGGAAGAGTTTCTCAAATCACATCTTGAAGTCTTGCGAGAGGAAGACGCCGGGGCTTCGGTCACATTTGTCGGTTTTGATATTTCGTTTGATAACGCGGATGAAAAACGTGGTGGAGATCGGCTCTCTCCAGCTCTATTGGCAAAGGTTGGACGGCTGATTTCATCGTTGATGCGTGCCGAAGATCTGCTTGCCCGGCTCGATAATGGCTTTATGGTCGGTTTCTTTCCCGATACGGATCTTTTTGAGGCGCGTATGGCGTTGCAGCGCATTCGAGCCATCGTGCAGTTAAGCCCGTTTGTCGAACCGAACTCTACAAAGGCAGCTAATGTGACGCTGGATTTTTCTCTTCATTATTGCGACACGCGCAGTCCTGATTTCGATGTTGATCAAATCATCAAGGATCTGTTTGAAAATCCGGTTGTCCGGTTCTAG
- the mfd gene encoding transcription-repair coupling factor: MMLHVSHVPDGLEGLAVSEVAQAHLKASKDKFVSAVYVARDDRRMAAMEQALRFFAPKLSCLSFPAWDCVPYDRVSPNAEISARRMTALSRLAYGSFSEPIILLTSVNAILQRVPSQNSVKKQSWSAKPGNTVDMDELIEWLETNGFLRTPTVREHGEYAVRGGIVDLFVPGAEEPVRLDFFGDTLESIRKFDQNTQRTVGQLKGIDLVSASEVVLNQDAISNFRRRYTSNFGATTRDDLLYQAVSNGHRYQGIEHWLPYFNEDLETLFDFTEDAPVILDPLSDDAISERLELILDHYAARRETLDSGLDQGVPYKPVEPHLLYLDKEGWAGILGSQKRVRLSPFDVPETGVETIVNLGGKQGRTFAAERSAENVNVFDAVIEHIKTVKQNKKRVTIACWTPGSAERMHQVLTDHEMTGLVPYETWQARQVIKPNQVGLTVLELESGFETDKDVVIGEQDILGDRLVRSKRRRKKSSDVLTEAASLTEGDIVVHIEHGIGRFMGLQTVDAAGAPHDCLEIHYAGGDKLFLPVENIELLSRYGSEDTEAQLDKLGGVAWQARKSKMKERIRMMADQLIKVAAERELRNAERITPPEGLYDEFVARFPFDETEDQFNAIEQVFDDMGSGRPMDRLICGDVGFGKTEVALRAAFIAAMNGKQVAVVVPTTLLARQHYKNFVDRFVGFPLVIEQASRLVSTKKLNETKKGIKEGSVDIVVGTHALLGKSVDFRDLGLLIIDEEQHFGVKHKERLKELRADVHVLTLSATPIPRTLQLALTGVRELSLIATPPVDRLAVRTFISPFDKLTIREALLRERYRGGQSFYVCPRVSDIAEVQRFLEEQVPEVKVAIAHGQMPAGQLDDIMTAFYDGKFDVLLSTTIVESGIDVPTANTLIVHRADMFGLSQLYQLRGRVGRSKTRAYALFTVPAKKTLTPTAERRLKVLQSLDTLGAGFQLASHDLDIRGAGNLLGEEQSGHVKEVGYELYQQMLEEAVASLRSGDLTIMEDKWSPQISIGTPVLIPDHYVHDLQLRLNLYRRLADLVEADEIDEFGSELTDRFGPQPEEVKHLLKIVYIKGLCRKANVEKIDAGPKGAVFAFRNNEFANPAGLVQYLSEQGSMAKLRPDQKIFLARDWKSARDRLKGTAVIMTQLAKLAIAAG, from the coding sequence ATGATGCTCCATGTCAGCCATGTACCTGACGGATTGGAGGGATTGGCTGTAAGCGAAGTGGCACAAGCCCATCTCAAAGCCTCGAAGGATAAATTTGTCTCTGCGGTTTATGTCGCCAGAGATGACCGACGCATGGCAGCGATGGAGCAGGCACTTAGATTTTTTGCCCCGAAGCTCTCCTGCCTGTCTTTTCCTGCATGGGATTGTGTGCCATATGATCGGGTCTCTCCCAATGCGGAGATTTCTGCCCGGCGTATGACCGCGCTTTCCCGTCTTGCCTATGGCAGCTTCTCAGAACCCATCATTCTGCTGACTTCAGTCAACGCAATTTTGCAACGCGTGCCAAGTCAAAACTCCGTCAAAAAACAGAGCTGGTCGGCCAAACCCGGCAACACGGTGGATATGGACGAGCTGATCGAGTGGCTCGAAACCAATGGCTTCCTGCGCACGCCAACCGTTCGGGAGCATGGAGAATATGCGGTCCGAGGCGGCATTGTCGATTTGTTCGTGCCCGGAGCTGAGGAACCTGTCCGACTGGACTTTTTTGGCGACACGCTAGAGAGTATCCGCAAATTCGATCAGAATACGCAAAGAACGGTAGGTCAGCTTAAAGGCATTGACCTTGTTTCTGCATCCGAAGTGGTGCTGAATCAGGACGCGATTTCCAATTTCCGCCGCCGTTACACATCAAACTTCGGAGCGACCACCCGTGATGATCTGCTTTATCAAGCGGTTTCAAATGGCCATCGTTATCAGGGCATTGAGCATTGGCTGCCATATTTCAACGAAGATCTGGAAACCCTGTTCGATTTCACAGAAGACGCACCGGTAATCCTAGATCCGCTGAGCGACGACGCCATTTCAGAAAGGCTGGAGCTCATTCTCGATCACTATGCCGCCCGGCGCGAAACGCTGGACAGCGGACTGGATCAGGGCGTGCCATACAAACCCGTTGAGCCTCATCTTCTCTATCTCGATAAGGAAGGCTGGGCCGGCATTCTGGGTAGCCAGAAGCGGGTTAGGCTTTCGCCCTTTGATGTGCCAGAAACTGGCGTTGAAACCATCGTCAATCTTGGCGGCAAACAGGGCCGAACCTTTGCAGCAGAGCGCAGCGCGGAAAATGTCAATGTCTTTGACGCGGTTATCGAGCATATCAAGACCGTCAAGCAAAACAAAAAGCGCGTAACCATCGCCTGCTGGACGCCGGGGTCTGCCGAGCGGATGCATCAGGTGCTGACCGACCACGAAATGACAGGCCTTGTGCCGTATGAGACATGGCAGGCGCGGCAAGTCATCAAGCCCAATCAGGTCGGGCTGACGGTTCTTGAGCTGGAAAGCGGTTTTGAAACCGACAAGGATGTCGTCATCGGCGAACAGGACATTCTGGGCGACCGTCTGGTCCGCTCCAAACGCCGCCGCAAGAAAAGTTCCGACGTTCTGACCGAAGCCGCCAGCCTGACCGAAGGCGATATCGTGGTTCATATCGAACATGGTATTGGACGCTTCATGGGCCTTCAAACGGTCGATGCTGCGGGCGCTCCGCACGACTGCCTAGAGATCCATTACGCAGGCGGCGACAAGCTGTTCCTGCCGGTTGAAAATATCGAACTGCTCTCCCGCTATGGCTCGGAAGACACCGAAGCCCAGCTCGACAAGCTGGGCGGGGTCGCATGGCAGGCCCGCAAGTCGAAAATGAAAGAGCGGATCCGCATGATGGCGGATCAGCTAATCAAGGTGGCCGCCGAACGCGAATTGCGCAATGCCGAACGCATCACGCCACCTGAGGGACTTTACGACGAATTTGTCGCCCGCTTTCCGTTTGATGAAACCGAAGACCAGTTCAACGCCATTGAGCAGGTATTCGATGACATGGGCTCGGGTCGCCCGATGGATCGTCTCATCTGTGGCGACGTGGGGTTTGGCAAAACCGAAGTTGCCCTACGCGCCGCCTTCATCGCCGCCATGAATGGCAAACAAGTCGCTGTTGTGGTGCCAACCACACTGCTTGCGCGTCAGCATTACAAGAATTTCGTCGATCGCTTTGTTGGCTTCCCTCTGGTCATCGAACAGGCTTCCCGGCTGGTTTCCACCAAGAAGCTCAATGAAACCAAGAAAGGCATCAAGGAAGGGTCCGTCGATATCGTCGTCGGCACTCACGCCCTGCTTGGCAAGAGCGTTGATTTCCGTGACCTTGGCCTTCTAATTATCGACGAAGAACAACATTTCGGCGTCAAACACAAGGAACGCCTCAAGGAGCTGCGAGCCGATGTCCATGTACTGACACTGTCTGCGACACCAATTCCGCGCACCTTGCAACTGGCCCTGACCGGCGTTCGCGAGCTGTCACTGATCGCCACGCCGCCCGTAGACCGGTTGGCAGTGCGCACCTTCATTTCGCCATTCGATAAGCTGACCATCCGCGAGGCCCTGCTGCGTGAACGCTATCGCGGCGGCCAGAGCTTCTATGTTTGCCCGCGCGTTTCAGATATTGCAGAGGTTCAGCGTTTCCTTGAAGAGCAGGTGCCAGAGGTCAAGGTGGCCATCGCCCATGGCCAGATGCCAGCCGGACAGCTCGATGACATCATGACCGCCTTCTATGACGGCAAGTTCGATGTGCTGCTCTCCACCACCATCGTGGAATCGGGCATTGACGTGCCGACGGCCAACACGCTGATCGTGCATCGCGCCGACATGTTCGGCCTTAGCCAGCTTTATCAGCTTCGCGGACGGGTAGGGCGCTCCAAAACCCGGGCCTATGCGCTCTTCACGGTTCCAGCCAAGAAGACCCTTACGCCAACAGCAGAACGCCGCCTCAAGGTGCTACAGAGCCTTGACACGCTCGGTGCCGGCTTCCAGCTCGCCAGCCATGACCTGGACATCCGCGGCGCGGGCAACCTGCTAGGTGAGGAACAATCCGGCCATGTCAAGGAAGTCGGTTACGAGCTCTATCAGCAGATGCTGGAAGAAGCGGTCGCCTCCCTGCGCTCTGGTGATCTCACGATCATGGAAGACAAATGGTCGCCGCAAATCTCCATTGGAACACCGGTGCTCATCCCGGATCACTATGTCCATGATCTTCAGTTGCGGCTCAATCTCTATCGTCGCCTTGCCGATCTTGTCGAAGCCGACGAAATCGATGAATTCGGCTCTGAACTCACCGACCGCTTTGGTCCGCAGCCAGAAGAAGTCAAACATCTGCTCAAGATCGTCTATATAAAAGGACTGTGCCGCAAGGCCAACGTTGAGAAAATTGATGCCGGACCGAAAGGCGCAGTATTTGCTTTCCGCAACAATGAATTCGCAAATCCGGCGGGTCTCGTGCAATATCTCTCCGAGCAGGGCTCAATGGCCAAACTTCGTCCGGATCAGAAGATCTTCCTTGCTCGTGACTGGAAGTCGGCACGAGATCGTCTGAAGGGCACAGCGGTCATTATGACACAGCTCGCCAAGCTGGCCATTGCGGCAGGATGA
- a CDS encoding succinate dehydrogenase assembly factor 2, producing the protein MSHGSTRSSEGLDVRHKKILMRAWHRGVKEMDLMLGRFVDNELEKLSEQELDQLEMLMDQHDRDLMQWFTNELPVPEAFDCPLFHKIKNYHKNFETGLL; encoded by the coding sequence ATGTCCCATGGCAGCACCCGCAGCAGCGAAGGTTTGGACGTACGGCACAAAAAAATTCTGATGCGTGCCTGGCACCGTGGCGTCAAGGAAATGGACCTGATGCTTGGCCGGTTTGTCGACAATGAGTTGGAAAAACTCTCCGAGCAGGAATTGGACCAGTTGGAAATGCTCATGGATCAACACGATAGAGACCTGATGCAGTGGTTTACCAATGAACTGCCTGTGCCAGAAGCATTCGATTGCCCGTTGTTCCACAAAATCAAGAACTATCACAAGAATTTCGAAACAGGCCTTCTCTGA
- the recG gene encoding ATP-dependent DNA helicase RecG: MRPNRLNQYFASLTTLKGVGPKIGQAFARLLRGDVLQEARRIDLLLHMPVAVIDRSLQTSLAEAPDGMIVTIKVTIDKHLAPPRHNKRVPYRVLAHDETDDITLTYFHANSGYLERQMPVGTVRYVSGKLERFNGALQITHPDHVVDEDDFASMPLIEPVYPLTAGLSGKMVHKTVQACLEDLQTLPEWQEKAMLDRESWPAFDEALERIHNPLGLNDLDINSAMRRRLAYDECLASQLALSLVRSNVKKAKGLARHWEGKLKGAIEQALPFTLTGSQQQAIAEIEADLALPERMLRLVQGDVGSGKTMVALIAAADVIESGSQAAMMAPTDLLARQHYQSVKSLCETVGIRVAVMTGKDSAGVKRQTLQALALGDIDFLIGTHALFQQSVVFADLGLAIVDEQHRFGVQQRLTLSDKGAATDLLVMTATPIPRTLVLTHYGDMDVSLLTEKPAGRKPIETRTMSLDRLGELVDRLNTALENGAKCYWVCPLVEESELLEVTAAEDRFESLKTVFEGKVELIHGRMSADEKKSAMDRFKDGDAQILVATTVIEVGVDVPEATIMVIEHAERFGLAQLHQLRGRVGRGDKASSCILLFQGPLGNIAKERLNMMRETEDGFRIAEADLQLRGEGDVLGTKQSGMPGFRVTDAEVHKDLMEMARKEARLIIETDPGLAGKRGEALRDLLYLFGRDEAIRLLKAG, encoded by the coding sequence ATGCGCCCGAACCGTCTTAATCAATATTTTGCTTCATTGACGACTCTCAAGGGCGTAGGGCCGAAAATAGGTCAGGCGTTTGCGCGTCTTTTACGGGGTGATGTTCTGCAGGAAGCGCGCAGAATCGATCTGCTGTTGCACATGCCGGTGGCTGTGATCGATAGAAGCTTGCAGACATCTTTGGCAGAAGCCCCAGACGGGATGATCGTCACGATCAAGGTGACCATTGACAAGCACTTGGCCCCACCAAGGCATAACAAGCGCGTGCCTTATCGAGTGCTTGCCCATGATGAAACTGACGATATTACCCTCACCTATTTCCACGCAAATAGCGGCTATCTCGAAAGACAGATGCCGGTGGGCACTGTTCGTTATGTTTCTGGCAAGCTGGAGCGCTTTAACGGAGCTCTTCAGATCACCCATCCGGACCATGTGGTCGATGAAGACGATTTTGCTTCCATGCCACTTATCGAGCCGGTTTATCCGCTAACGGCTGGGCTATCCGGTAAAATGGTTCACAAAACGGTGCAGGCTTGCCTTGAGGACCTTCAGACCTTGCCGGAGTGGCAAGAAAAGGCAATGCTTGACCGGGAGAGCTGGCCTGCTTTTGATGAAGCTCTTGAGCGGATACACAATCCTCTCGGTTTGAATGATCTCGATATCAATTCCGCCATGCGCCGAAGGCTGGCCTATGATGAATGCTTGGCCAGTCAATTGGCGTTGTCCTTGGTACGCAGCAATGTGAAAAAAGCCAAGGGATTGGCCCGACATTGGGAAGGCAAGCTGAAAGGGGCAATCGAGCAGGCTTTGCCCTTTACATTGACCGGGAGCCAGCAGCAAGCGATTGCCGAGATAGAAGCAGATCTGGCTTTGCCTGAACGCATGTTACGGTTGGTTCAAGGCGATGTTGGTAGCGGCAAAACCATGGTGGCGTTGATTGCTGCGGCTGATGTGATCGAATCCGGTTCGCAAGCGGCCATGATGGCTCCAACGGACCTTCTGGCGCGGCAGCACTATCAATCTGTCAAAAGTCTTTGTGAAACGGTCGGTATTCGGGTCGCCGTCATGACAGGCAAGGACAGCGCCGGAGTTAAGCGGCAAACGCTGCAAGCTTTGGCTCTGGGCGATATCGATTTTCTGATTGGCACACATGCTCTATTCCAACAGTCGGTCGTGTTTGCCGACCTTGGTCTGGCCATTGTCGATGAGCAGCATCGCTTTGGCGTGCAGCAACGGTTGACCCTGTCGGACAAAGGGGCCGCGACTGATCTTCTGGTGATGACGGCGACGCCTATTCCCCGCACCCTGGTGCTTACCCATTATGGTGATATGGATGTTTCCCTGCTGACGGAAAAACCCGCCGGTCGAAAACCGATCGAGACACGGACCATGTCACTGGACAGGCTTGGCGAGTTGGTTGATCGGCTCAATACTGCGCTAGAGAACGGCGCCAAATGCTATTGGGTTTGCCCGCTGGTGGAAGAATCCGAACTTCTTGAAGTGACGGCTGCCGAAGATCGTTTTGAAAGCCTCAAGACAGTTTTTGAGGGCAAAGTCGAGCTTATCCATGGCCGAATGTCTGCCGATGAGAAGAAAAGTGCGATGGATCGCTTCAAGGATGGTGACGCGCAAATTCTCGTTGCGACCACGGTCATTGAGGTGGGGGTCGATGTGCCTGAAGCAACCATCATGGTGATTGAACATGCCGAGCGGTTCGGTTTGGCACAGCTGCATCAGCTGCGTGGGCGTGTCGGGCGCGGTGACAAGGCATCGTCATGCATTTTGCTGTTTCAGGGGCCTTTGGGAAATATCGCCAAGGAAAGGCTTAATATGATGCGGGAAACCGAAGACGGTTTCCGTATCGCCGAGGCTGATTTGCAGTTGCGTGGCGAAGGGGATGTCCTCGGAACCAAGCAGTCTGGTATGCCGGGCTTTCGCGTAACCGATGCGGAGGTTCACAAGGACCTGATGGAAATGGCGCGCAAGGAAGCGCGCCTTATCATCGAGACGGATCCGGGATTGGCTGGCAAACGCGGTGAAGCCTTGCGGGATTTGCTCTATTTGTTCGGTCGAGATGAGGCTATCCGCCTGCTTAAGGCAGGTTAG
- a CDS encoding DUF502 domain-containing protein has protein sequence MTPKNEDKKGPIDRGRLTFGARVRNYFLTGLVIAAPIGITIYITWAFIGWVDSTVKPYIPHIYNPDNYLPFSVPGVGLVFSFLILTILGFITANFVGRSMLTFGEVLVGRMPLVRNLYNALKQIFETALSQKGKTFRKAAVVEYPRKGLWALAFVATETKGEVAHRIEEKEKPGADHTGYISVFLPTTPNPTSGFLLFVPRNDVILLDMSVEDAAKLVVSAGLVTPEFVTKNAAKEDKKKAHKLFGIGPKEESDTQTEPDSSASDSDQKSKEVEPAE, from the coding sequence ATGACACCTAAAAATGAAGATAAGAAAGGCCCAATTGATCGCGGCAGGCTCACCTTCGGTGCGCGTGTGCGTAACTATTTCTTGACTGGCCTTGTCATCGCAGCACCAATTGGGATCACTATCTATATCACTTGGGCTTTTATCGGCTGGGTTGATAGCACCGTAAAGCCATATATCCCGCACATTTACAATCCCGACAACTATCTGCCATTTTCCGTTCCTGGCGTTGGCCTTGTTTTTTCGTTTCTGATTCTGACCATTCTGGGATTTATCACAGCGAACTTCGTAGGACGTTCAATGTTGACCTTTGGCGAAGTCCTTGTCGGACGCATGCCACTGGTGCGCAATCTCTACAACGCCCTGAAGCAGATTTTCGAGACGGCACTCTCGCAAAAAGGCAAGACCTTTCGCAAGGCCGCCGTCGTTGAATATCCGCGCAAGGGCCTTTGGGCACTTGCTTTCGTTGCCACTGAAACAAAGGGAGAGGTGGCTCATCGCATCGAAGAAAAGGAAAAACCGGGTGCTGATCACACGGGTTATATTTCTGTCTTTTTGCCCACCACGCCCAACCCCACATCCGGCTTTTTGCTATTTGTGCCCAGAAATGACGTGATTTTACTCGATATGTCAGTGGAAGACGCGGCCAAGCTTGTGGTTTCGGCCGGACTGGTAACTCCGGAATTCGTGACGAAAAACGCAGCAAAGGAAGACAAGAAAAAGGCGCACAAGCTGTTCGGCATTGGCCCCAAAGAAGAAAGCGACACTCAAACCGAACCAGATTCTTCGGCTTCAGACAGCGATCAAAAATCCAAAGAAGTTGAGCCTGCTGAATAG
- a CDS encoding YbaN family protein: MVFGEIFSIYYASYLHYFRLLWVNRLCMNKIRKPLYLLAGLALVAVGIVGAFLPLLPSTGFFILAAFFFARSSPRLEAWILNHKLFGPSVVAWREHGAIPRKAKYLAFAGMAFGFAMFVTAVKPSIWLLILVIAFFAVSALYVGTRPDGADDVSD; encoded by the coding sequence ATGGTGTTTGGAGAAATATTTAGTATATATTATGCAAGTTATCTGCATTATTTTAGGCTTTTATGGGTAAATAGACTTTGTATGAATAAAATCAGGAAGCCCTTATATCTGTTGGCGGGATTGGCTTTGGTGGCTGTCGGAATTGTCGGGGCGTTTCTTCCCCTCTTGCCGTCGACCGGCTTTTTTATTCTGGCCGCTTTCTTTTTCGCCAGATCCTCACCTCGGCTGGAAGCCTGGATTTTAAATCACAAGCTGTTCGGGCCGTCTGTGGTGGCGTGGCGGGAACATGGTGCAATTCCGCGAAAGGCAAAATATCTGGCCTTTGCGGGGATGGCCTTTGGCTTTGCCATGTTTGTTACCGCTGTAAAGCCTTCAATTTGGCTCTTGATACTTGTGATTGCTTTTTTTGCAGTGTCTGCTCTCTATGTGGGGACGCGGCCAGATGGGGCTGATGACGTATCTGACTAA
- a CDS encoding GNAT family protein: protein MKPALRPLKLEDLTKYSKLISPDRAFHRLNGPYLGMPSQADQNKKIMEFALELSKPNPSFNFELIYDKEDSRILGEVSYYWKDQRTNWLEVGIVLFDQTDWGKGIGRQALPLWIDKQLATHPSLVRIGLTTWSGNPGMMALAQKIGLKQEACYRKARILHGQYFDSLSYGILRQEWDALRNQTASDD from the coding sequence ATGAAACCAGCACTTCGCCCTCTAAAGCTTGAAGACCTCACGAAATATAGCAAGCTCATCTCTCCCGATAGAGCATTCCATCGCCTCAATGGACCATATCTGGGCATGCCATCTCAGGCTGACCAGAACAAGAAGATCATGGAATTCGCGCTGGAGCTCTCCAAACCGAACCCGAGTTTCAATTTCGAACTGATCTACGACAAAGAAGATAGCCGCATTCTGGGTGAGGTTTCCTATTATTGGAAGGACCAGAGAACCAATTGGCTTGAAGTTGGGATCGTGCTTTTCGATCAAACAGACTGGGGCAAGGGCATCGGAAGGCAGGCGCTGCCCTTATGGATCGACAAACAACTCGCCACCCACCCATCATTAGTACGCATTGGCCTGACAACATGGTCTGGCAACCCAGGCATGATGGCGCTGGCGCAGAAAATCGGCCTCAAACAGGAAGCCTGTTACCGAAAGGCGCGCATTCTTCACGGCCAATATTTTGACTCACTAAGCTACGGCATCCTTCGCCAAGAATGGGACGCCCTGAGAAACCAGACCGCCTCTGACGATTAG